A stretch of Mya arenaria isolate MELC-2E11 chromosome 14, ASM2691426v1 DNA encodes these proteins:
- the LOC128215907 gene encoding uncharacterized protein LOC128215907, whose product METSWNKVLMDIKVLRVKINGRLDTIEKRTITEMIKVMAPLVESLTKDVDKCNDMRDRLKRLIDEIKSNNSESLAYVGFTKCKSLTTEANSVCKEMITTKDYELVFQPGSKVETTVSSIDTFGEIFDANHVFTVHSIMSKTIDNFRNFRTTGACEMPNGTHVLCSINIYCEIVLLAENFKAVARLQVPEYHEAICYIGENELAVAITSEMGLRLIKVTEGKLEQTKKFRFNHYCRSVAHHDNQLYVTSEAALFQYTKTGQLVKQLFKTGNADIRDKNVIKCALNNDGSKIFILNKMANKILTLDRDGNVLSDIKDSEISEPCAICVSSFGYVFVACTNYVLQIERNGRKKLTRLVKISPDCMVTSLHHVNNTNSLIMGKNGHSKEQIDVLKLK is encoded by the coding sequence ATGGAAACGTCTTGGAATAAAGTACTAATGGATATCAAGGTTCTCCGTGTAAAGATAAATGGACGACTGGATACAATTGAAAAAAGAACGATAACAGAAATGATCAAAGTAATGGCGCCGTTAGTTGAAAGTCTGACAAAAGATGTTGACAAGTGTAACGATATGCGTGATCGTCTTAAACGTTTAATAGATGAGATTAAGAGCAATAACAGCGAATCTCTTGCGTACGTTGGATTCACAAAATGTAAGAGCTTGACGACAGAGGCGAATTCCGTTTGCAAAGAAATGATAACAACCAAGGACTATGAATTAGTCTTTCAACCAGGGTCCAAAGTAGAAACTACCGTATCCTCCATTGACACTTTTGGAGAAATATTCGATGCGAATCATGTTTTTACGGTTCATTCAATAATGTCCAAAACAATTGACAACTTCAGAAATTTCAGAACAACTGGTGCTTGTGAAATGCCTAACGGGACTCATGTTCTTTGTAGTATAAACATATACTGCGAAATTGTCTTGCTAGCTGAAAACTTTAAAGCTGTAGCACGACTCCAAGTTCCTGAATATCATGAAGCCATTTGTTACATTGGAGAAAATGAATTGGCGGTTGCTATAACAAGTGAAATGGGTTTACGTTTAATCAAAGTAACTGAAGGAAAACTTGAACAGACGAAAAAGTTTCGGTTTAATCACTACTGCCGCAGTGTCGCTCACCATGATAATCAGCTCTACGTCACTTCCGAAGCGGCTCTCTTTCAGTACACCAAGACTGGCCAATTGGTCAAACAGTTGTTCAAGACTGGGAATGCAGATATAAGGGACAAGAACGTTATTAAATGCGCTCTAAACAATGACGGTAGTAAAATCTTCATTCTTAATAAAATGGCCAACAAGATCCTTACACTCGACCGAGACGGCAATGTTTTATCAGATATAAAAGATTCAGAGATAAGCGAACCATGTGCAATTTGTGTGTCGTCATTTGGATATGTGTTTGTCGCCTGCACAAATTATGTGTTGCAAATTGAAAGGAATGGGCGAAAGAAACTGACCAGGTTGGTCAAGATTTCGCCAGATTGCATGGTGACGTCGCTGCACCACGTAAATAACACAAACAGTCTGATCATGGGTAAAAACGGACATTCCAAGGAGCAAATAGATGTGctcaaactgaaataa